In a genomic window of Xenopus laevis strain J_2021 chromosome 5S, Xenopus_laevis_v10.1, whole genome shotgun sequence:
- the p2ry14.S gene encoding P2Y purinoceptor 14 yields MYPFRNSSENTSHSHCLFNSTLTSRVLPVFYSLAFIVSLVLNGLNFWIFFYVPSNRSFIVYLKNIVVADLLMTLTLPLKILSDVDLGSPMLNMIVCRYTAVLFYLNMYIGIMFLGILGLDRYYKVVRPMYSSSVQNVRYSKALSAIVWMFMAFVSVPNTILTDRPFHSDNYTNCAQLKSRLGIQWHQASNYICVSIFVLVFVLLVIFYVSISRTIYKSHQRFKNGSNMKTKSNRNIYSVLFVFFVCFVPYHAFRIPYTLSQVGDDYSCSLKNILYSVKEVTLLLAASNVCLDPIIYFFMCQPFRKMLFKKLHLRLGEKEQNKTCRVSSTMPGISQ; encoded by the coding sequence atgtatccgTTCCGAAATTCCTCTGAAAATACATCACACAGCCATTGCCTTTTCAATTCAACTTTAACCAGCCGAGTCCTCCCCGTTTTCTACAGCTTGGCTTTTATTGTAAGCCTCGTTTTAAATGGActgaatttttggattttcttttaCGTCCCCAGTAACAGGAGTTTCATTGTTTACTTGAAAAACATTGTTGTTGCTGATCTTCTGATGACACTGACACTTCCACTGAAAATCCTTAGTGATGTGGACCTGGGATCCCCCATGTTGAACATGATAGTCTGTCGCTACACGGCTGTCCTTTTCTACTTAAATATGTACATAGGAATTATGTTTCTGGGCATTCTTGGTTTGGATAGGTACTATAAGGTGGTGAGGCCAATGTATTCTTCTTCTGTCCAAAATGTCAGATACAGTAAGGCTCTATCGGCTATTGTGTGGATGTTTATGGCTTTTGTTTCAGTCCCTAACACAATTTTAACTGATAGACCTTTTCATTCTGATAACTATACCAATTGCGCTCAGCTTAAAAGTCGACTTGGAATACAGTGGCACCAAGCCTCTAATTATATTTGTGTAAGTATATTTGTGCTTGTGTTTGTCCTATTGGTTATATTCTATGTTTCCATTTCCAGGACAATATACAAATCCCATCAAAGGTTTAAAAACGGTTCCAACATGAAGACCAAATCCAATCGAAATATATACAGCGTTCTGTTTGTTTTCTTTGTGTGTTTTGTCCCCTATCATGCTTTCCGTATTCCATATACATTAAGTCAGGTTGGGGATGATTATAGttgttcattaaaaaatatcttgTATTCTGTAAAAGAAGTGACATTGCTGCTAGCAGCTTCCAATGTCTGCCTGGACCCCATCATATATTTTTTCATGTGTCAACCATTTcgaaaaatgttatttaagaaaCTGCACTTGAGGTTGGGAGAGAAGGAGCAAAATAAGACATGTAGAGTGTCTTCTACTATGCCTGGGATATCACAGTGA